From the genome of Nicotiana sylvestris chromosome 2, ASM39365v2, whole genome shotgun sequence, one region includes:
- the LOC138885712 gene encoding uncharacterized protein, with product MVEVEESEQEVEAPVEEQIVVESKEVPEELNVEEVNQKRPPPPFPQRRVRKVDDSKLERFYDILKQLSINIPFVEAFQEISGFAKYLKDLITKKRTTKNEVVNMTQWVSSIIATITVQKKEEPGAFIIPCNIGSCDFARALCDNGASINIMPLAIYKQAGLGMSRPTSMRFQMADRSINRLVGIVDDVLRKVGEFHLPTDFVILDCAVDKEIPIILGRPFLATGRALMDSKWNEIKFCMNDEEVTFQASKAILVNFNGEDMEGYMESVNALEGLGSYTYALKKLSPDLENRATPPVKPSIIELLQLELKPFLPHLRYKFLGSNDTLPVIMSSLLNDVHVEQLLYVLKEHKQAIGWTIADI from the exons ATGGTTGAAGTGGAAGAATCTGAACAAGAAGTTGAGGCACCAGTTGAAGAGCAAATTGTTGTTGAATCTAAAGAGGTTCCGGAAGAGTTGAATGTTGAAGAAGTAAACCAGAAgag acctcctcctccTTTCCCTCAAAGACGTGTGAGGaaggttgatgatagcaaactAGAAAGGTTCTATGACATTCTCAAGCAGTTATCGATAAATATTCCATTTGTAGAAGCATTTCAAGAGATTTCGGGTTTTGCTAAGTATTTGAAAGACTTGATTACCAAGAAGAGAACCACCAAGAATGAAGTGGTGAATATGACTCAGTgggttagttccatcattgcaacaATCACcgttcaaaaaaaagaagaaccGGGAGCTTTCATCATTCCATGCAATATTGGGTCGTGTGATTTTGCAAGAGCTCTTTGTGATAATGGGGCTAGCATCAACATAATGCCTCTTGCCATTTACAAGCAAGCGGGGTTAGGTATGTCGAGGCCTACAAGTATGAGGTTTCAAATGGCTGATCGTTCCATAAATAGACTGGTGGGAATTGTCGATGATGTGCTTAGGAAAGTGGGAGAGTTCCATCTACCCACCGATTTCGTAATCCTTGATTGTGCAgttgacaaagagatccctatcatcttGGGGAGACCATTCCTTGCCACAGGAAGAGCACTAATGGATTCGAAATGGAATGAGATCAAATTCTGTATGAATGATGAAGAGGTTACATTCCAAGCAAGCAAGG CTATTTTGGTAAACTTCAACGGTGAAGATATGGAGGGGTATATGGAATCAGTCAATGCATTGGAAGGGCTTGGGTCCTACACTTATGCTCTGAAGAAGCTCTCTCCCGACTTGGAGAATAGAGCCACCCCTCCCGTAAAGCCTTCAATTATTGAGCTACTGCAACTAGAGCTCAAACCATTTCTACCGCAtttgaggtataaatttcttggctcaaaTGATACTCTACCAGTAATCATGtcttctttgttgaatgatgtgcaTGTAGAACAATTGTTGTATGTCTTGAAGGAGCATAAACAAGCTATTGGGTGGACAATTGCAGACATCTGA